In Geopsychrobacter electrodiphilus DSM 16401, a single window of DNA contains:
- the dprA gene encoding DNA-processing protein DprA: protein MDQEKLSLFRLHMSPGIGRTALFKLQKNFGSFRMALTAPPEELVRMAHLPPRLANSILSQDDPALLKGLATLKQLSVRLISFWDENYPAYLRHIHDPPALLYLRGTLPVGEGFAIVGSRRATAAGLQLTREISADLAQRGVTIISGLARGIDTAAHHGALQAEGNTIAVLGCGIDCVYPPENLKLFQMILERNAVVSEFPPGIQPLAGHFPGRNRIISGLSRGVLVVEAAAGSGSLITGDFALEQGRELFAVPGGVKNVTSFGPNRLIKEGAQLVTGAEDILQSLWPDLPTNKVRKEEERFMAQLEGKTLKLYQTLDFEPQHADELGRASGLTPMEVSAILLDLELRGGVQTLPGGRYIRSR, encoded by the coding sequence ATGGATCAGGAAAAACTCAGCCTGTTTCGACTGCATATGTCACCGGGGATCGGGCGGACCGCTCTTTTCAAGTTGCAGAAAAACTTTGGCAGCTTTCGCATGGCGCTGACCGCTCCACCTGAGGAACTGGTACGCATGGCGCATCTCCCGCCACGGCTGGCCAATTCGATTCTATCTCAAGATGACCCCGCCCTGCTCAAAGGGCTCGCAACCCTCAAACAACTCTCCGTCAGGTTAATCTCTTTCTGGGATGAAAACTATCCCGCGTATCTGCGCCATATTCATGATCCGCCGGCGCTCCTCTATCTGCGCGGAACGCTCCCCGTCGGCGAGGGTTTTGCGATTGTCGGTTCGCGGCGTGCTACCGCCGCCGGTCTGCAGCTGACCAGAGAGATTTCAGCAGATCTGGCCCAGCGCGGCGTCACCATCATCAGCGGGCTCGCCCGCGGGATCGATACCGCCGCACACCATGGAGCCTTACAGGCAGAAGGGAATACAATTGCCGTCCTCGGCTGCGGCATTGATTGCGTCTACCCTCCGGAAAACTTGAAACTCTTCCAGATGATATTAGAACGCAACGCTGTTGTTTCCGAGTTTCCGCCTGGAATACAGCCTCTGGCCGGGCACTTCCCGGGTCGCAACCGGATTATCAGTGGCTTATCGCGCGGGGTCCTCGTCGTCGAAGCCGCCGCTGGCAGCGGTTCGCTGATCACCGGAGACTTTGCGCTGGAGCAGGGACGCGAACTCTTCGCCGTTCCCGGCGGGGTCAAGAATGTGACCAGCTTCGGCCCCAATCGTCTCATCAAAGAAGGAGCGCAACTCGTCACCGGAGCAGAAGATATTTTGCAGTCACTCTGGCCAGACCTTCCTACCAATAAAGTACGCAAAGAAGAAGAACGCTTCATGGCACAGCTTGAAGGGAAGACGCTCAAGCTCTATCAAACCCTCGATTTTGAGCCGCAACATGCTGATGAGCTCGGCCGCGCCAGTGGCTTGACTCCCATGGAGGTTTCCGCTATTTTACTCGACCTAGAGCTCCGGGGAGGAGTTCAGACCCTGCCTGGCGGGCGTTATATCCGCAGCCGATAG
- the trmFO gene encoding methylenetetrahydrofolate--tRNA-(uracil(54)-C(5))-methyltransferase (FADH(2)-oxidizing) TrmFO, with protein sequence MPIRIIGAGLAGCEAAWTLANFGLDVRLYEMKPLKFSPAHQSEQLAELVCSNSLRGAGMNNAVGCLKDELRRIGSLFIEAADATEVPAGGALAVDREEFSRYISAKIAANPRIELLREEVTSLPVDGPTILASGPLTSEALSQQLVQLIGAEHLYFYDAIAPIIEADSIDLSVAWRASRYDKGGDDYINCPLSREEYEQFVSELLAADKVAGREFEKLIHFEGCMPIEEIAARGRQTLAFGPMKPVGLPDPRTGYIPYAVIQLRQDNRHASSYNLVGFQTRMTYPEQQRIFRSIPGLSNARFERLGSMHRNTFVNAPRELNPRLQLRKAPHITLAGQISGVEGYVESAACGLLAGIFVAAEQLGRSLSPPPAVTALGALLNHLQTADPNNFQPSNVNYGLFPPFEGPKIKRADRRLAMAARALEALPAWWAEVQGISNPSNHPEQH encoded by the coding sequence ATGCCCATCAGGATCATCGGCGCCGGACTGGCTGGCTGTGAAGCGGCCTGGACTCTGGCGAATTTCGGGCTGGACGTCAGACTCTACGAAATGAAGCCCCTCAAGTTTTCGCCCGCCCATCAATCCGAGCAGCTGGCTGAGCTGGTCTGTTCCAACAGCCTGCGCGGGGCCGGGATGAACAACGCCGTCGGCTGTTTGAAAGACGAGCTGCGCCGCATCGGCTCACTCTTCATCGAAGCGGCTGATGCCACCGAAGTCCCGGCGGGTGGAGCGCTGGCGGTTGATCGTGAGGAGTTTTCGCGCTACATCAGCGCAAAGATTGCCGCCAACCCGCGAATTGAACTGCTCCGTGAGGAAGTCACCAGCCTGCCGGTCGACGGGCCGACAATTCTCGCCTCAGGGCCACTCACCTCGGAGGCCCTCTCTCAGCAGCTGGTGCAGCTGATCGGCGCCGAACATCTCTATTTCTATGACGCTATTGCGCCAATTATTGAAGCGGATTCCATCGATCTCAGCGTCGCTTGGCGTGCGTCCCGCTACGACAAAGGAGGGGACGACTACATCAACTGTCCCTTAAGCCGTGAGGAATATGAACAGTTTGTCAGCGAGTTGCTGGCAGCCGACAAGGTCGCCGGCCGCGAATTTGAAAAGCTGATCCATTTTGAAGGTTGCATGCCGATTGAAGAGATCGCGGCCCGCGGCCGACAGACTCTTGCCTTCGGACCGATGAAACCGGTCGGGCTGCCCGATCCGCGCACCGGCTATATTCCCTATGCTGTGATTCAACTGCGCCAGGATAACCGTCACGCCAGCAGCTACAATCTGGTCGGATTTCAGACCAGAATGACCTACCCCGAACAGCAACGGATCTTCCGCAGCATTCCAGGGCTTTCGAATGCGCGGTTTGAGCGCCTGGGCAGCATGCACCGCAACACCTTTGTCAATGCCCCCAGGGAACTGAATCCGCGCCTGCAGTTGCGCAAGGCCCCGCATATCACCCTGGCCGGGCAGATCAGCGGCGTCGAAGGCTATGTCGAATCGGCCGCCTGCGGACTGTTGGCCGGAATTTTTGTCGCGGCCGAGCAGTTGGGTCGCAGCCTTTCGCCACCTCCGGCAGTTACGGCGCTCGGCGCCCTGTTGAACCATCTGCAAACGGCAGACCCCAATAATTTTCAACCCTCGAATGTCAATTACGGACTCTTCCCCCCCTTTGAAGGACCTAAGATCAAACGCGCCGACCGGCGCCTGGCGATGGCCGCGCGCGCGCTTGAAGCCCTCCCCGCCTGGTGGGCAGAGGTTCAGGGTATCTCAAATCCGTCAAATCATCCGGAGCAACACTAA
- a CDS encoding tetratricopeptide repeat protein has translation MQRPFQILRSPIMLVLFALLMQTGGCATPQASNGLQQRIDELIKVQQQQAQQLAQLTQQLTSLQPQAATPALQTPVPSSQVKEPTQLQAPKVIATTEPAPISEAAELYMEAFAAIATGQMAEAESGFRTFIQRFPDHEYLANANYWLAEALLAQHKTKDGETLLLKIIDTPTEQQKAPAAMARLVSYYHEINDQDKAAAMLQMLSTNYPESPELKRLMRSTDTR, from the coding sequence ATGCAGAGACCATTTCAAATCTTGCGTTCGCCAATCATGCTGGTTCTGTTCGCACTTCTGATGCAGACGGGCGGATGCGCCACTCCGCAAGCCTCAAACGGGTTACAACAGCGGATTGACGAACTCATCAAGGTTCAGCAGCAACAGGCCCAGCAGCTTGCGCAGTTGACTCAACAATTAACGAGCCTGCAGCCGCAGGCAGCTACACCAGCCCTGCAAACACCAGTTCCGTCCTCACAGGTCAAGGAACCGACACAATTACAGGCACCAAAAGTGATTGCTACGACAGAGCCGGCCCCGATCTCTGAAGCGGCCGAACTCTACATGGAAGCCTTCGCGGCAATTGCAACCGGGCAGATGGCAGAGGCTGAAAGTGGATTCAGAACCTTTATTCAGCGCTTCCCCGATCATGAATATCTGGCAAATGCCAACTACTGGCTGGCGGAGGCATTGCTGGCCCAACATAAAACCAAAGATGGGGAAACCCTGCTCCTTAAAATAATCGACACTCCAACGGAACAGCAGAAGGCTCCGGCGGCAATGGCCCGTCTGGTCAGCTATTATCATGAGATCAACGACCAAGATAAAGCCGCGGCCATGCTGCAGATGCTGAGTACAAACTACCCTGAAAGTCCTGAGCTGAAACGCCTGATGCGCAGTACAGATACGCGCTGA
- a CDS encoding DUF494 family protein yields the protein MRERVLAIVNLIAKYVMGAKGAQISEQELVAELMSEGFDAQEINDAFSWMESTALDLPQPKLQREIDISSSSKTSRIFTPEECRLIETDARGFLVRLRSIGLINDEIEEELLDRIMIAAEEPVSLQEIKILTALALLTRNSNQWQREIDCMMSEDWTRIYH from the coding sequence TTGCGAGAGCGCGTTCTAGCAATCGTTAATCTCATCGCCAAATATGTCATGGGTGCCAAAGGGGCCCAGATCAGCGAACAGGAACTGGTCGCCGAGTTGATGTCCGAGGGGTTTGATGCCCAGGAGATCAATGATGCTTTTTCATGGATGGAATCTACCGCACTCGATCTGCCCCAACCAAAGCTGCAGCGTGAAATCGACATCAGCTCCTCCTCAAAAACCTCACGCATTTTTACTCCTGAAGAATGTCGTCTGATCGAGACCGATGCCCGGGGCTTTCTGGTCCGGCTGCGCAGTATCGGCCTGATTAATGATGAAATTGAAGAAGAACTCCTTGACCGCATCATGATCGCGGCCGAAGAACCGGTCAGTCTGCAGGAGATAAAAATCCTGACCGCCCTCGCCTTACTGACAAGAAACAGTAATCAGTGGCAGCGGGAGATCGATTGCATGATGTCCGAAGACTGGACCCGCATCTACCATTAA
- the trpS gene encoding tryptophan--tRNA ligase, with protein MRILSGIQPSGALHLGNYFGMMQKMIAYQEQEELFCFIANYHAQTSLIDGKALAKGTLEAAASFLALGLDPEKSVFWVQSDLPEVQELTWMLSNFTPMGLLERCHSYKDKVAQGIKPNHGLFAYPVLMAADILMFQSDKVPVGKDQKQHLEVARDIAIKYNNEYGEIFTVPEPDIDDDVATVPGLDGRKMSKSYGNTIDLFQEDKALRKQVMRIVTDATPVEEAKNPETCNIFQIYSLFLDVAGRENLKQRYLTPGLRYGDVKQELFEVIRDFFAPFSAKREELLAKPEELRETLALGAEKARRVALKTMRKVRKKGGLIY; from the coding sequence ATGCGCATACTCTCAGGCATTCAGCCTTCGGGCGCCCTGCATCTCGGCAATTATTTCGGCATGATGCAGAAAATGATCGCCTATCAGGAGCAGGAAGAACTTTTCTGCTTCATTGCCAACTACCATGCCCAGACCTCGCTGATTGATGGCAAGGCGCTGGCCAAGGGGACGCTGGAGGCGGCGGCCAGCTTTCTGGCGCTGGGACTCGACCCGGAGAAGAGTGTCTTCTGGGTTCAGTCCGATCTGCCCGAGGTCCAGGAATTAACCTGGATGCTCTCGAATTTTACCCCGATGGGCCTGCTGGAGCGCTGTCACAGCTATAAGGACAAGGTCGCGCAGGGGATCAAACCGAATCATGGCCTCTTCGCCTATCCGGTTTTAATGGCGGCAGATATTCTGATGTTTCAGAGCGACAAGGTGCCGGTCGGCAAGGACCAGAAGCAGCACCTGGAGGTCGCACGCGATATCGCGATCAAGTACAACAACGAATATGGCGAAATATTCACCGTCCCCGAACCGGATATTGATGACGATGTCGCAACGGTGCCGGGTCTCGACGGGCGCAAGATGAGCAAGAGCTACGGTAACACCATCGATCTGTTTCAGGAGGACAAGGCGCTGCGCAAGCAGGTGATGCGGATCGTCACAGATGCGACCCCGGTCGAAGAGGCGAAAAATCCGGAGACCTGCAATATTTTCCAGATCTACAGTCTGTTTCTCGATGTTGCCGGTCGTGAAAATCTGAAACAGCGCTATCTGACCCCGGGCCTGCGCTACGGGGATGTGAAGCAGGAACTGTTCGAGGTCATTCGCGACTTCTTCGCGCCCTTCAGTGCAAAACGGGAAGAGTTGCTGGCCAAGCCAGAGGAATTGCGTGAAACCCTGGCGCTGGGCGCAGAAAAAGCGCGGCGTGTGGCACTTAAGACCATGCGCAAAGTGCGTAAAAAAGGTGGGTTGATTTATTGA
- a CDS encoding Maf family protein yields MENTIILASASPRRNELLRQVGFSFEIIPSLAEEREMPGETPEEHVIRLSLEKAREVSTRDDIDGRWIIGSDTIVLLDAEILGKPRDEEDAARMLRALSGRTHQVLSGYAILDRCTGENRAGAVTTRVTFRSLTAAEISGYIDTKEPVDKAGAYAIQGLGAFMVSRIEGSYSNVVGLPLCEVVQGLEALGAPVPCLSQPV; encoded by the coding sequence ATGGAAAACACCATCATCCTCGCCTCGGCCTCACCCCGCCGTAATGAACTTCTGCGTCAGGTCGGTTTCAGCTTTGAAATTATCCCCAGCCTGGCCGAAGAACGGGAAATGCCGGGTGAAACCCCGGAAGAACACGTGATCCGTCTCAGCCTCGAAAAAGCCCGCGAGGTCTCAACCCGTGACGACATCGATGGCCGCTGGATCATCGGCAGCGACACCATCGTGCTGCTCGACGCTGAGATCCTCGGCAAGCCGCGTGATGAAGAGGACGCCGCGCGCATGTTGCGTGCACTGTCAGGTCGCACCCACCAGGTCCTCTCCGGTTATGCGATTCTGGACCGCTGCACTGGTGAAAATCGCGCCGGGGCGGTCACCACCCGCGTCACCTTCCGCTCATTGACAGCTGCCGAAATCAGCGGCTACATTGACACCAAGGAGCCGGTCGACAAGGCCGGGGCCTACGCCATTCAGGGTTTGGGCGCCTTCATGGTCAGCCGTATCGAGGGGAGCTACAGCAACGTCGTCGGACTCCCGCTGTGTGAAGTGGTGCAGGGGCTCGAAGCCCTTGGTGCCCCGGTTCCCTGTTTATCGCAACCCGTCTGA
- the topA gene encoding type I DNA topoisomerase has translation MAQSLVIVESPAKAKTIEKFLGKGYKVLASYGHVRALPSKQGSVDVDHDFMPKYHVLPESQKHIDLLKKEVAHSTELILATDLDREGEAIAWHLLEALGIDEKGDNPKVSRVTFHEITKSAIDAAMAAPRAIARDMVDAQQARSILDYLVGFNLSPFLWKKIHYGLSAGRVQSVALRMVCERESEIEAFEPREYWSIEADLTNSGQEPFRAHLQSKEGKKLDKFALPEEKSAQSVLSDLHGAAWRVAKLEKKQRKRNPAPPFTTSTLQQEASRKLGFSARKTMTTAQKLYEGIAVDDGTHGLITYMRTDSVALSTLATGEAHEVICKLYGKEFALDEPRIFKNKSKNAQEAHEAIRPTSVARTPESLKAYLTSDQLRLYQLIWKRTVASQMAQAIFDATTVDIAAGPDYSFRASGQIIRFAGFMALYIEGTDNEDDENKEGLLPALEEGENLNLQQLLPEQHFTQPPPRFTEASLVKMLEEYGIGRPSTYASIMNTLVTRKYVRLEKRIFFPEDVGKVVSKLLTDHFSQYVDYEFTAGLEEELDAISRGEKQWIPAVKQFWEPFIALLQVKDKEVSKADVTTEKTDQLCPEPNCGKPLVIKLGRAGRFMACSGFPDCRHTEPLASDGQSAEEPVFSEEKCEKCGAQMQIKQGRFGKFLGCSAYPECKNIQPLEKPKALDISCPQCKEGEMMEKKSRFGKIFYSCNRYPKCKYALWNPPKAEACPKCAWPLTEIKTTKRWGTVQRCPQEGCGWEKELIAPDKKPVAAKTVTKKTAAKKTTAKTTATKKTVAKKATTKKSPAKKATPKDA, from the coding sequence ATGGCCCAATCACTGGTCATCGTCGAATCGCCGGCCAAGGCGAAAACCATCGAAAAATTTCTCGGCAAAGGGTACAAAGTTCTTGCGTCCTACGGTCACGTACGCGCCCTCCCGAGTAAGCAGGGGTCGGTCGATGTCGATCATGACTTCATGCCCAAATATCATGTTCTTCCCGAAAGCCAGAAGCACATCGATCTTCTCAAGAAAGAGGTTGCGCACAGCACCGAACTGATCCTCGCAACCGACCTTGACCGTGAAGGGGAGGCGATCGCCTGGCACCTTCTGGAAGCTTTGGGGATTGATGAAAAGGGAGACAACCCCAAAGTCAGCCGGGTCACTTTCCATGAGATCACCAAGTCCGCCATCGATGCCGCCATGGCTGCTCCGCGAGCTATCGCCCGCGACATGGTCGATGCCCAGCAGGCACGTTCGATCCTCGACTATCTGGTCGGCTTTAACCTCTCCCCTTTTCTGTGGAAGAAGATCCACTACGGCCTGTCAGCCGGGCGCGTGCAATCTGTCGCCCTGCGCATGGTCTGTGAGCGCGAGTCCGAAATCGAGGCTTTTGAGCCCCGCGAATACTGGAGCATCGAAGCCGACCTGACCAATAGCGGCCAAGAGCCCTTCCGCGCTCATCTGCAGAGTAAAGAGGGGAAAAAACTCGACAAGTTCGCGCTTCCCGAAGAGAAATCCGCCCAATCGGTTCTGAGCGATCTGCATGGCGCCGCCTGGCGGGTTGCCAAGCTCGAAAAAAAGCAACGCAAGCGGAATCCGGCCCCGCCGTTTACCACCAGCACACTGCAGCAGGAAGCCAGCCGCAAGCTCGGGTTCTCGGCGCGCAAGACCATGACGACCGCGCAGAAGCTCTACGAGGGGATCGCAGTCGATGACGGCACTCACGGTCTGATCACCTATATGCGAACCGACTCGGTCGCGCTCTCAACCCTTGCCACTGGTGAAGCGCATGAGGTGATCTGCAAGCTCTACGGCAAGGAGTTCGCGCTCGATGAGCCGCGGATATTCAAGAACAAGAGTAAAAATGCCCAGGAGGCCCACGAAGCGATCCGTCCGACCTCTGTCGCGCGGACACCGGAATCGCTCAAGGCTTACCTCACCTCTGACCAGCTGCGCCTCTATCAACTGATCTGGAAGCGCACCGTCGCCTCCCAGATGGCCCAGGCCATCTTTGACGCCACCACGGTCGATATCGCCGCCGGCCCTGACTATAGCTTCCGTGCCAGCGGCCAGATCATCCGATTTGCCGGGTTCATGGCGTTGTATATTGAGGGGACTGACAACGAGGACGACGAGAACAAGGAAGGTCTGCTGCCGGCCCTCGAAGAAGGGGAAAACCTCAACTTGCAGCAACTGCTCCCCGAACAGCATTTTACCCAGCCTCCACCACGCTTTACAGAAGCGAGCCTGGTCAAGATGCTTGAAGAGTACGGCATCGGGCGCCCATCCACCTACGCCAGCATTATGAACACCCTGGTAACGCGCAAGTATGTCCGCCTTGAGAAACGTATCTTCTTCCCTGAAGATGTCGGCAAGGTCGTCTCCAAGCTGCTGACCGATCATTTCAGCCAATATGTTGACTATGAATTTACCGCCGGGCTCGAAGAGGAGCTGGATGCGATCTCACGCGGCGAAAAACAGTGGATTCCGGCGGTCAAGCAGTTCTGGGAACCCTTTATTGCCCTGCTTCAGGTCAAGGATAAAGAGGTCAGCAAGGCCGACGTCACCACCGAAAAGACCGACCAACTCTGCCCTGAGCCGAACTGCGGCAAGCCGTTGGTCATCAAACTGGGTCGCGCCGGGCGCTTTATGGCCTGTAGCGGTTTCCCCGACTGCCGTCACACCGAACCCCTCGCCAGTGATGGCCAAAGCGCCGAAGAACCGGTCTTCTCTGAAGAGAAGTGCGAGAAGTGTGGCGCGCAGATGCAGATCAAACAGGGGCGCTTCGGCAAGTTCCTCGGCTGCAGCGCCTACCCTGAATGCAAGAACATTCAGCCGCTGGAAAAACCGAAGGCCCTCGACATCAGCTGCCCGCAGTGTAAAGAGGGGGAGATGATGGAGAAGAAGAGCCGCTTTGGCAAAATCTTCTACTCCTGCAACCGCTACCCCAAATGCAAGTATGCGCTGTGGAATCCACCGAAGGCCGAAGCCTGCCCCAAATGCGCCTGGCCCCTGACCGAGATCAAAACCACCAAGCGCTGGGGAACCGTACAGCGCTGCCCGCAAGAGGGTTGTGGCTGGGAAAAGGAATTAATCGCACCGGATAAGAAACCGGTCGCGGCTAAGACCGTGACCAAAAAAACGGCCGCGAAAAAGACCACTGCCAAAACGACCGCGACGAAGAAGACGGTCGCGAAAAAAGCCACCACCAAAAAGAGTCCGGCAAAAAAGGCGACCCCTAAAGACGCCTGA
- a CDS encoding LysM peptidoglycan-binding domain-containing protein: protein MNKQIRVLLLLLFLLIGLPSIAALAAESRTYTIKKGDTLWGISERFIKDPYYWPTLWAANPDITNPHLIYPGQKIRLYNGRIELIPEYSGAQKPKSEPAIEPPKPVVETPEPVAETSVVTPEPDKPVKFLKATTSGEGFILTDEKALGTLVDSVDGRVLLTRNDMVFLNMENPAQVVIGDTYSLFSRGPEIKHPVTKKPFGTMMYDLGFVQVTAINGNTVVGKIGDVYREIERGAELFEYVEPVHDIELKKANGDLHGVIVSGQQSKQTLAQDDIIYVDLGSKTGLQVGNILYVSRPRKPTALAGKEHKELQLPDALLGAALVIKTRDLSSAALLFKSTSEMHIGDHVMAASE from the coding sequence ATGAATAAACAGATCCGTGTCTTGCTTTTACTGCTGTTCCTGCTTATCGGTCTGCCGTCGATTGCTGCCCTGGCCGCAGAGTCCCGCACCTACACGATCAAGAAAGGGGATACTCTGTGGGGTATCTCTGAACGTTTCATCAAAGACCCCTATTACTGGCCTACTCTCTGGGCAGCAAATCCCGACATCACCAATCCGCATCTGATTTATCCAGGACAGAAAATTCGCCTTTATAACGGTCGGATTGAACTGATCCCTGAATATTCAGGCGCACAAAAACCCAAGTCGGAACCAGCGATCGAGCCGCCGAAGCCAGTTGTCGAGACACCGGAACCTGTCGCTGAAACATCCGTCGTCACTCCAGAACCTGACAAACCCGTTAAATTCCTAAAAGCCACCACCAGTGGAGAAGGATTTATCCTGACCGATGAAAAAGCACTCGGCACCCTGGTCGATTCGGTTGATGGCCGCGTATTGCTGACCCGGAATGACATGGTCTTTCTCAACATGGAGAACCCGGCTCAGGTTGTCATCGGCGACACATACAGCCTGTTCAGTCGCGGCCCTGAAATTAAACACCCCGTCACAAAAAAGCCATTCGGGACCATGATGTACGATCTCGGATTTGTTCAGGTGACCGCCATCAACGGCAACACAGTCGTTGGCAAGATCGGCGATGTCTATCGTGAAATTGAACGCGGGGCGGAACTCTTTGAATATGTTGAGCCTGTCCACGATATAGAACTTAAAAAGGCGAACGGCGACCTGCACGGGGTTATCGTATCGGGACAACAGAGCAAACAGACCCTGGCCCAGGATGACATCATCTATGTCGACCTCGGCTCAAAGACCGGCCTTCAGGTCGGGAATATTCTCTACGTGTCTCGGCCGCGCAAACCAACCGCGTTGGCCGGTAAAGAGCACAAAGAGTTGCAGCTCCCGGACGCACTTCTTGGGGCGGCACTGGTGATCAAAACCCGCGACTTGAGTTCCGCCGCACTGCTGTTCAAAAGCACCTCCGAAATGCATATCGGTGACCACGTGATGGCCGCCAGCGAGTAG
- a CDS encoding peptidase U32 family protein yields MRVIEKHLELLVPAGDLEKLKVAVRFGADAVYLAVDNFGLRSRAGNFSLEDLHEAKRLTAAAGVKIYLTLNASLRAEEFTVLEQLLEELIPLDLDAYIIADAGVLATVRQVDPQREIHLSTQANTCNPAAGKFWRQAGAGRINLARELTLEDIAAFRSVPELELEAFVHGAMCVAHSGRCLISTALTGRSANRGDCAQPCRWNYQLTEEMRPGQVMSVQQDERGTYLFNSRDLCLVEHLAALAAAGVSSFKVEGRMKGIYYVAVVTDVYRQALNRLAAGDSQVDPNWRLELESVSHRPYDTGFLFGTEDAKIHAGDTHYQRSHDFVGLIRQNEAGLFVEGRNRFLPGEELELIGPQMKRALIRVAGLRDLKGDELPVAQPNSQVWLDSLPGWAEAGDMLRRKLVQK; encoded by the coding sequence ATGCGTGTTATTGAAAAACATCTTGAATTGCTGGTGCCGGCCGGCGATCTGGAAAAATTGAAAGTTGCTGTTCGTTTTGGTGCTGATGCCGTTTATCTGGCTGTGGATAATTTTGGTTTGCGTTCGCGCGCTGGGAATTTCAGCCTGGAAGATTTGCACGAAGCGAAACGATTGACCGCCGCAGCTGGAGTCAAAATTTATCTGACGCTGAATGCCAGTTTGCGCGCAGAAGAGTTTACCGTCCTTGAGCAGCTGCTCGAAGAGCTGATACCGCTCGATCTGGACGCCTATATCATTGCGGATGCCGGGGTTCTGGCGACGGTGCGGCAAGTGGACCCTCAGCGGGAGATTCATCTGTCGACCCAGGCCAACACCTGTAATCCGGCCGCCGGGAAATTCTGGCGCCAGGCCGGTGCAGGCCGGATTAATCTGGCGCGTGAGTTGACACTCGAGGATATTGCCGCCTTTCGCAGCGTGCCGGAACTGGAACTTGAGGCCTTTGTGCATGGCGCTATGTGTGTCGCCCATTCCGGGCGCTGCCTGATCTCAACCGCCCTGACCGGGCGCAGCGCCAACCGGGGTGATTGTGCCCAGCCCTGTCGCTGGAATTACCAGCTGACTGAAGAGATGCGCCCCGGGCAAGTGATGAGCGTCCAACAGGATGAGCGCGGCACCTATCTGTTTAACAGTCGTGACCTTTGTCTGGTCGAACATCTGGCGGCGTTGGCCGCTGCCGGAGTCAGCAGCTTTAAGGTTGAAGGGCGGATGAAAGGGATTTACTACGTTGCGGTCGTGACCGATGTGTATCGTCAAGCGCTGAATCGTCTGGCGGCCGGTGACTCTCAGGTCGATCCGAATTGGCGATTAGAGTTAGAGAGCGTCAGTCATCGTCCCTATGATACGGGTTTTTTATTCGGGACCGAAGATGCGAAAATTCATGCCGGTGATACCCATTATCAACGGAGTCATGATTTCGTCGGTCTGATCCGCCAGAATGAAGCGGGACTGTTTGTCGAAGGACGCAACCGTTTTCTTCCCGGGGAAGAGCTGGAACTGATCGGGCCGCAGATGAAACGCGCTCTGATTCGGGTAGCGGGCTTGCGTGATCTCAAAGGGGATGAGCTGCCGGTTGCCCAACCTAACTCTCAGGTCTGGCTTGACAGTTTGCCCGGTTGGGCTGAAGCCGGAGATATGCTGCGGCGCAAACTTGTGCAGAAATAA